One Sulfolobus sp. S-194 DNA segment encodes these proteins:
- a CDS encoding Hsp20/alpha crystallin family protein, with amino-acid sequence MPAFKDLDELIKNLIKQEEEKFRRIQREIEEEIERELRRFSSPLYSFNETDEGYEYLIDVPKADLATLKVESRPRRLSISCKTKDGKEYRLNLSLPDDADPSTMDVSRVKWLLKVTIKKKKQ; translated from the coding sequence ATGCCAGCTTTTAAAGACTTAGATGAATTAATAAAGAACCTAATAAAACAAGAGGAAGAAAAATTTAGAAGAATACAGAGAGAAATAGAGGAAGAAATAGAAAGAGAACTAAGAAGATTTTCCTCACCATTATATAGTTTTAATGAAACAGACGAAGGGTACGAATATCTCATAGATGTTCCCAAAGCTGACTTAGCAACATTAAAAGTTGAATCAAGACCGAGGAGATTATCTATTTCTTGTAAAACAAAAGATGGTAAAGAATATAGACTTAATTTAAGCTTACCAGATGATGCTGATCCTTCAACTATGGATGTTTCAAGAGTTAAATGGTTATTAAAAGTAACAATAAAGAAAAAGAAACAGTAG
- a CDS encoding proteasome assembly chaperone family protein, whose amino-acid sequence MSQYEIIEKYTPILSKPSYLIVGLPDAGLVGVIATEYLIERLKLKEFAEIYAPNILPPISHVQDGIAKSPIRLYHNHNIIVFHSWIAIPSSAINAISKIIVDVAKKYGISNIISITGLPIQDRLNAEKLNAYWIANDHNTAQDLQKLGLMEKFGDGYIAGPYAPLLIESHKNNLSNFVIVVESFLDLPDPEASAIALTILSRYIGFSINVDELLKEAEDIRDKIKGLMEQTKQELPTYASNRPMTYA is encoded by the coding sequence ATGAGCCAGTATGAAATTATCGAAAAATATACTCCAATTTTATCTAAACCTTCTTATCTTATAGTTGGATTACCAGACGCTGGATTGGTTGGAGTGATAGCAACAGAATATTTAATAGAAAGATTGAAACTTAAAGAGTTTGCCGAAATTTATGCACCAAATATCTTACCTCCAATTTCTCATGTCCAAGACGGAATAGCAAAATCCCCTATAAGACTCTACCATAATCATAATATAATAGTATTTCATTCATGGATAGCCATACCTTCATCTGCAATAAATGCAATAAGTAAGATTATAGTTGATGTTGCAAAAAAATATGGTATTTCAAATATTATATCGATAACAGGATTACCAATACAAGATAGACTAAACGCTGAAAAATTAAATGCGTATTGGATAGCAAATGATCATAACACAGCCCAAGATTTACAAAAACTCGGCCTTATGGAAAAATTTGGTGATGGTTATATAGCAGGACCATATGCTCCTTTGCTTATAGAGTCACACAAAAATAACTTAAGCAATTTCGTTATTGTCGTTGAATCATTTCTTGATCTACCTGATCCAGAAGCATCAGCAATAGCGTTAACTATATTGAGTAGATATATAGGATTCTCTATAAATGTAGACGAGTTATTAAAAGAAGCAGAAGATATTAGAGATAAAATTAAGGGATTAATGGAGCAAACAAAGCAAGAATTACCTACTTATGCATCAAATAGACCAATGACATACGCGTGA
- the gcvH gene encoding glycine cleavage system protein GcvH — MSEIIVGGKYKVLKDRYYSETDEWILIKENIAIVGITDYAQKKLRDIVGVELPEIGKEVKANDPVAVVESVKAAADIYSPLAGKVIEVNQKLTDSPELINKDPYGEGWIFKLEISDRNEIEKLLSPEKYSELIKQREGL; from the coding sequence ATGTCAGAAATTATAGTTGGTGGAAAATATAAAGTATTAAAAGATAGATACTATTCAGAAACAGACGAGTGGATATTGATTAAAGAAAACATAGCTATTGTAGGAATAACTGATTATGCACAGAAAAAACTACGTGATATTGTGGGTGTTGAATTACCAGAGATAGGTAAAGAAGTTAAGGCTAATGACCCAGTTGCTGTTGTAGAATCTGTAAAAGCTGCAGCAGATATTTACTCTCCATTGGCTGGAAAAGTAATAGAAGTAAATCAAAAACTGACAGATTCACCGGAACTAATAAATAAAGATCCTTATGGTGAAGGCTGGATATTTAAACTAGAGATAAGTGACAGAAACGAAATAGAAAAATTGTTAAGTCCGGAAAAGTATAGTGAATTAATAAAACAAAGAGAGGGATTATAA
- the gcvT gene encoding glycine cleavage system aminomethyltransferase GcvT, with amino-acid sequence MFSTPLLDIELKLNADIGEFAGWKMPMKYTSYQEEHLAVRSSAAFFDLSHMGRLKVTGKIDEFDLLIAKDIKKASYNTMIGPTAFLNDKGGFIDDIMSYKLSDSEFLIVTNAINREKIVNWIKSNSNLDVEDLTFKYGMIAIQGRNVWNYIEKIDLKPLEFKINTKFLGEEVFLISRSGWTGEDGVEVWGSPEVISKIIQRLISVGVKPAGLICRDSIRQEMGFVLYEEDIGENITPVEARYWVFSLDKQFIGREKIVEQLKNGVEKIRIGLKLKKGERSIPRKDNKIKILDNEIGYVTSSTFSPYLNRVIGMGYINSKYALFGYSVDIEIRNKQVEAKLQDFPFI; translated from the coding sequence ATGTTTAGTACGCCTCTTTTGGATATTGAATTAAAACTTAATGCTGATATAGGCGAATTTGCAGGTTGGAAAATGCCAATGAAATATACTTCTTATCAAGAAGAACATTTAGCTGTACGCTCTTCTGCTGCATTTTTTGACTTATCGCATATGGGGAGACTAAAAGTAACTGGAAAAATTGATGAATTCGATCTTTTGATCGCGAAAGATATTAAAAAAGCTTCATACAATACTATGATAGGACCAACAGCATTTCTTAATGATAAAGGAGGTTTTATAGATGATATAATGTCATATAAATTAAGTGATAGTGAGTTCTTAATTGTAACAAATGCAATAAATAGAGAAAAAATTGTAAATTGGATAAAATCAAATTCAAATTTGGATGTGGAAGATCTAACATTCAAATATGGTATGATTGCCATACAAGGAAGAAATGTGTGGAATTACATAGAAAAGATCGATCTGAAACCATTAGAATTCAAAATTAATACTAAATTTCTTGGGGAAGAAGTCTTTCTTATTAGTAGATCAGGATGGACTGGAGAGGATGGTGTTGAAGTTTGGGGAAGCCCAGAGGTCATCTCAAAAATTATTCAAAGACTCATTTCAGTAGGAGTTAAACCAGCTGGGTTAATCTGCAGAGATAGTATAAGACAAGAAATGGGATTTGTATTATATGAAGAAGATATAGGTGAGAATATAACTCCCGTAGAAGCAAGATATTGGGTTTTCTCTCTTGATAAACAATTTATCGGCAGAGAGAAAATAGTAGAACAGTTAAAGAATGGTGTTGAGAAAATAAGGATTGGATTGAAATTAAAGAAAGGAGAAAGAAGTATTCCTAGAAAAGATAACAAGATAAAAATACTAGATAATGAAATTGGGTATGTAACAAGTTCAACATTTTCACCCTATCTTAACAGAGTTATAGGAATGGGATATATTAACTCGAAATACGCTTTATTCGGATACTCTGTCGATATAGAGATAAGAAATAAACAAGTTGAAGCTAAATTACAAGACTTTCCATTTATTTAG
- the gcvPA gene encoding aminomethyl-transferring glycine dehydrogenase subunit GcvPA, translating to MDMHPWLPNIKYIEEMLKSIRVNSIDDLFIDVPEEVKLKKELDLDYKKPLSEYEIILKLQELQSKNKKLKMPPFLGGGICPHYVPEVVKFIIKRSEFYTSYTPYQPEISQGILQALFEYQSLIAELFEMEVVNASLYDWGSALAEAIMMSNRINKKKIVLIPKLMNPYHKEVVNTWTYGKGIKLVELPPNERGTIDISKLESIINDDISAIYIQQPNFYGIFEDEIEYIVDIAKKKKIITIMGVSPLALGLIKPPGEYEIDIAVGDGQELGLSLNFGGPLLGILATRWDGQLVRQMPGRIVGLTKDSEGKRGFTLILQTREQFARREKATSNITTNEALMAIAAAVYLSLLGRNGIKELAEEIYIRSHYAKKRLEELGVNTIYNGDFFEEFAIDFKTDYDIIHSRLLEKNIHGGLKLGKTQALFCVTEIHTKSMIDELIESIREVFSG from the coding sequence ATGGACATGCATCCATGGTTACCAAATATAAAGTATATAGAGGAGATGTTGAAAAGTATAAGAGTAAATAGCATAGACGATCTCTTCATAGATGTGCCAGAAGAAGTCAAATTAAAGAAAGAATTGGATTTAGATTATAAAAAACCTCTTTCTGAGTACGAAATTATTCTTAAATTACAAGAATTACAAAGTAAAAATAAAAAACTGAAGATGCCACCTTTTCTAGGAGGTGGAATTTGTCCACACTATGTTCCAGAGGTTGTAAAATTTATTATTAAACGTTCTGAATTTTATACATCCTATACTCCGTATCAGCCAGAAATTTCTCAAGGCATATTACAAGCATTGTTTGAATATCAAAGTCTAATAGCCGAACTTTTTGAAATGGAAGTAGTTAATGCGTCTCTTTATGATTGGGGTAGTGCATTAGCTGAAGCTATAATGATGTCTAATAGAATTAATAAAAAGAAGATTGTACTTATTCCTAAACTTATGAACCCATACCATAAAGAAGTTGTGAACACGTGGACTTATGGTAAGGGTATAAAACTAGTAGAGCTACCTCCAAATGAAAGGGGTACCATCGATATTAGTAAGTTAGAAAGTATAATAAATGACGATATTTCTGCAATATACATTCAGCAACCTAATTTTTACGGAATATTTGAAGATGAAATAGAATATATTGTAGATATTGCTAAAAAGAAAAAAATTATCACCATTATGGGTGTTTCTCCACTAGCATTAGGCCTAATCAAGCCTCCTGGAGAATATGAAATTGATATTGCAGTAGGAGATGGACAAGAATTAGGTTTGTCTTTAAACTTTGGAGGTCCTCTTTTAGGAATTCTTGCAACTAGATGGGATGGACAGTTAGTAAGACAAATGCCTGGTAGGATTGTGGGATTAACCAAGGATTCTGAAGGAAAAAGAGGATTTACATTAATCCTTCAAACTAGAGAACAGTTTGCTAGAAGAGAAAAGGCTACTTCAAATATAACTACTAATGAAGCATTAATGGCTATTGCAGCAGCTGTATATCTCTCATTGTTAGGAAGAAATGGGATAAAAGAATTGGCTGAGGAGATATATATTAGAAGCCATTATGCTAAGAAAAGATTAGAAGAATTAGGAGTAAATACTATATATAACGGAGATTTCTTTGAGGAGTTTGCTATTGATTTTAAAACTGATTATGATATAATTCATTCTAGGTTACTTGAGAAGAATATACACGGTGGATTAAAATTGGGTAAGACTCAGGCTTTATTTTGTGTTACTGAGATTCATACTAAAAGTATGATTGATGAATTAATTGAAAGCATTAGAGAGGTGTTTTCTGGATGA
- the gcvPB gene encoding aminomethyl-transferring glycine dehydrogenase subunit GcvPB, with the protein MSWHQAVWNEPLIFEYKGRGRIGFKIQEEEELKKEININIPEKLRRKEIDLPELSELEVIRHFIRLSQMSFGVDNGMVPLGSCTMKYNPKIEEEAELLTQNLHPLQDDSTVQGILEVLYYMQKWLAEITGMDLCSLQVPAGAAGELAGVLMIKKYHETKGRWNRDEMLVADTAHGTNPASASMENFKVIYIKSNSEGLVDIDILKEIVSERTAGFMLTNPNTLGLFEENILDIAKYIHSVDAKLYYDGANLNGILGVVRPGDMGFDIVHLNLHKTFAVPHGGGGPGAGAICAKGEMVDFLPYPLVEKKNGIYSLSYIPKYSIGKIATFYGNVGNVVRAYTYILGLGAEGISMIGKMSTLATNYLISQLKNIRGLDLIAPHRPRKHEVVFSAKTLAKETGVTANDIAKALLDRGFYAPTIYFPPNVEEALMIEPTETEPKEVLDSFANAIKEIINVAYSNPKEILDTPNNTSVKRLDQVIANHPSSVTPTYRVKRLREEGKISSLK; encoded by the coding sequence ATGAGCTGGCATCAAGCTGTATGGAACGAGCCTTTAATTTTTGAATATAAAGGAAGGGGAAGAATAGGTTTTAAAATACAAGAAGAAGAGGAGTTAAAGAAAGAGATTAACATTAATATACCAGAAAAATTAAGGAGAAAGGAAATAGATTTACCAGAGTTAAGTGAACTAGAAGTTATCAGGCATTTTATAAGATTATCTCAAATGAGTTTCGGTGTTGATAACGGAATGGTACCTTTAGGTTCATGCACTATGAAGTACAACCCAAAGATAGAGGAAGAAGCTGAATTACTTACGCAAAATTTACATCCATTACAAGATGATTCTACTGTTCAAGGTATTTTAGAGGTTTTATATTATATGCAAAAATGGCTAGCTGAAATAACTGGTATGGATTTATGTAGTTTACAAGTACCAGCTGGGGCTGCTGGAGAATTAGCTGGAGTCTTAATGATTAAGAAATATCATGAAACTAAGGGTAGATGGAATAGAGATGAAATGCTTGTTGCTGATACTGCTCATGGAACTAATCCTGCTAGCGCTTCTATGGAGAATTTTAAAGTTATCTACATTAAGTCTAATAGTGAAGGTTTAGTTGATATAGATATTTTAAAAGAGATTGTGAGCGAGAGGACAGCAGGGTTTATGTTAACTAATCCTAATACTCTTGGTCTATTCGAGGAGAACATATTAGATATTGCAAAATATATTCACTCTGTTGATGCAAAATTATATTATGACGGAGCAAATCTTAACGGAATTTTAGGAGTAGTTAGACCAGGAGATATGGGATTTGATATTGTACATTTAAACCTCCATAAGACATTCGCTGTTCCACATGGAGGAGGAGGTCCAGGAGCTGGAGCAATATGTGCTAAGGGAGAGATGGTTGATTTCCTACCATATCCATTAGTAGAGAAAAAGAACGGAATATATTCATTGTCCTATATTCCAAAATATTCCATTGGAAAAATCGCCACTTTTTATGGAAATGTTGGTAATGTAGTTAGAGCATATACGTATATTCTGGGTTTAGGTGCTGAAGGAATATCAATGATAGGAAAAATGAGTACTTTAGCGACTAATTATCTTATATCACAACTTAAAAATATAAGAGGACTAGATTTAATAGCCCCTCATAGACCTAGAAAACATGAGGTAGTTTTTTCTGCTAAAACATTGGCTAAAGAAACTGGCGTCACAGCAAATGATATTGCAAAGGCATTATTAGATAGAGGATTTTATGCACCAACTATATATTTCCCTCCAAATGTGGAGGAGGCTTTAATGATTGAACCTACAGAGACTGAACCTAAAGAAGTTTTGGATAGTTTTGCAAATGCTATAAAGGAAATTATTAATGTTGCATATTCTAATCCTAAGGAAATTTTAGATACTCCAAATAATACTAGCGTTAAAAGATTAGACCAGGTTATAGCAAACCATCCATCTAGCGTAACCCCAACTTATAGGGTTAAAAGGTTAAGAGAAGAAGGAAAAATAAGTTCCTTAAAGTAG